The DNA region ACAGGGAAGCTTACAAAATCATAGCCCAAGAGCAACCGCTTATTTTCTTGGCCACTCCCAAAAGCATGCTTTCAGTTCGCAATAAGTTTGAAAACTTCTTTCCCACAGTCTGGGGCCAATACAAAGAAGAGTATATGTTTTTTAGGTAATTAACTCTCTTAGTCTTTCTTTTATAGCCTGATAGGTCACTTCTCTAATCATATTCTCCAATGGTATGGATTCTATAGCTTTTCTTATTTCCTCCCTGAGAGTTTTTTGGAAGCTTTCCTCTATGGCTTCCTTCAAGGCTTTTCTGACGATCTCATCGATCGGACCAATGTCTTTTATCGCTTGATAGATTGCCCTTTCTATTTTCTCATCAGGAATGACCACTTGACTTGGGTGATCCTTTTCCCTTTCTTCCGCCAAAGAGATCTCTTCCAATTGTATTTCTTTTATTTCTTCATAGGGGGGAGCTTCTTCAGTGGGGATAAATGGAAAAGATTCTTCTTTTTTCCCAAAGATCTCATCCACTGGACTTATGCTTTCTCCAACCTCCAATGCTTCTTCTTTACTTTCCATTGTGGTTATGCCTTCCAAGAGCTTTTCCAAGGGTTCTTCCTCTTCTTTTTCTTGCATAACCTTCTCAAGAATCTGCATGGGTCCTATACCTTCATTAACTACTGTCTTTGTTTCCTCTGACGTTAGTATTTCCATTATTTTTTCAGCTATTTTTTCTGGGCTATCTGCCCTATAGGTTGCATATTTTTTAGCGAGTGGGATGTCTTCTACTTCTATGCTAAACAGTTCATCTATTACTATGATGAACGGCTTTGAAGATACAATTGGATCCTTTGATAATTCCATCAAACGCTTTTTAGCAGCGAGTCCAGATATGGCATCAAGCACAACTAAATCTTGATCTTTTAAGACATCTTCTAAATTTCTGAAAGATCTTACGGGGTATACTTCCACGTCCTTAGGAAGGAAGGATACAATGCTATCAATAAACGTGCCATCAAAAGAAACTATAGCTACCTTCTTATTTGATATAACAGTTCCTTCTTGAGGTAGTAATTGTTCCAACGAGAGATGTTCGCTTTCTAATTCAGGAATTTTTACCTCTTCGGGATACGCTTCTTGCACAATTTTTTGTATTCCCTCTTCTGTCAGCGAAGTACTTTCGATCTCAAACTCAGAGGGCATAGTTGGAGGTAGTTCCATACTTTCTCCCAAGGGCTTCTCAATAGCATCCAATATTTCTTGCACTGAGTTATCTCTTTTCATTAATAGTTTCTTATGAGGTTTAAGATTTCTTTCATTTATAGGGAATAGATCATCTATAAGCACTATAAATTTTGCATCCCTAAATCTCTCCTCATACATATTATTTATGTCTTCTTCAGAAATAGCTCCAGATATAGCATCGTAGATTACTATATCAAAGTGCTGGGTAGCAAGGTTGAGCGCTTCTTCGCCGTTTTTGACGTCTACTACTTCGTAGTCTTTTAATACTTCTTTTAGTTGCTTTATCAGGTTTTTATCAAAGGATACGATCAAGATTTTCATTTCCTTCCCTCCATTTCTTTAAGTATATCATCAAGTATTTTTTTTGCCTCGTTGCTACTCTCTTGGGGTATTATCTTGTGAGTGGCAAGAGCCAACCTAAGGGCTTTCAACTTGTTTTCTAAGTTCGATGGAAGTTCCTTCCCTTTCTGGCTCATCACTTCTTTTGCCTGGTAAAATGGTTTTTGAAGGAGCATATAAAAAACACCTATAAGGAAGAATATTATTCCCGATAGGGCTATACCTAAAATAGTTGGATTTTTCATTAATTCTTCTACATATTCTGTGAAACTGTACTTTTTCACATAAATATACACTTCAGTATTGGAGGGATCTTTTTTAGAATAGGATATATATGCGCTTCCATCCATAGGTATTAATAGAATTTCATCAGTTACTGATACTTTACCTTCAGAAGATTTAAAAATAAAAAATCCTTGATCGGGATAATCCAATTTTTTGATCTTTTCGTTCTTTAACGTAGATAGAAAGAAAGTTGCAAAATTTGCGTTCATCTTTTCCTGTTTTTTTGTGGAGTATATTTCAAAAGATGCATAAATACCCCATCCAAAGAGGATAAAGCCTAGAAGCATAAATGCCAAAGATATGAGGTTTCTCATTTTTAGCTTCCGACGGTTATACTTTCAATCAGTAGAGAGGGCGAGCCCACATGCCCATACATTCTAAGATCTTCCCCTACCCCAACCAACTTACCCCATAAATCCTTTACATTCCCTCCAATAACTACCCCTTTCACCGCTTTTTCCTTTCTACCTTTCTTTAAAATTATACCTGATGCTCCTAAGGAAAAGTCTCCAGAGATTGGATCAACCGTATGCAACCCCATAAGGTCTAATACAAAAAAGGTCTCATCGTATATGTTAAGCAGATCTTCTAATGAGTATGGTCCCTTTTCTATGTACAGGTTTCTTATTCCAGAGGTGGGCAAGCTTTTAAAACTGTTCCTTACAGAATTTCCCGTAGGTTCAGTGTCGCACTTAACAGCAGTATATAAACTATGCAAAAATCTTTTAAAGATACCTTTTTCTATAATCACATTCTTTTTGGAAAGAATACCTTCCGCATCTATCTCTAATGAACCTAAACCATGCTCTAACGTGCCGTCGTCTATTATCGTTAGCACTGAGCTTCCTACTGGTGTGTTCTCTTTACCTTTGAGCATAGTCTTATCCTTTACCAATGAATCCCCAAGAAACATAGGGCTGAAAGCTTCCAAGAGTAAAGCAGCCGAGTCTCTAAAGAATATCACAGGGATTACCTTTGTTTCGTAAGAGGACGCTCCAAGTTGAGCGGTTGCCTTGAAGGAAACATCTTTTGCCATTTCTTCAAAGTCTATGTCTTTTATGAACCTTCCAGCTCTGTATTCGTAAGAAATTGCTTCCTCTCCATTCTCTACAGCCAAGGCGGACGTGAAGCACGAAAAATAGGTGGTTTTGTAACTGTATTCAAGACCGTAAGAATTCAAGCAGTAGACTTCCACTTTCAGCTCCTTTAGACTGCTTTTTCTTGAACCAACAATCCTATTATCAAACTTTTTAACGAGCTTTTCAAGATTTATCAGTATTTCTATTCTGTCTTCTAAACTTATAGAGGTACCCTCACTATCGTAAGCCGCTTTTAGCTCACCCTGAACTGGATTTTTGTTTAATACAAAACCTCTATCCTCTGGAGTAAGCTCCAAAGATTCTATTGCCCTTTTTACACATTTTAT from Thermocrinis sp. includes:
- a CDS encoding TldD/PmbA family protein, which translates into the protein MENLRKWVEAALKDGYDYEVYLESTEKLLVETSNEQQENLSKSKELGLGIRVLKDFKQGFAYTTEISQDSVIKCVKRAIESLELTPEDRGFVLNKNPVQGELKAAYDSEGTSISLEDRIEILINLEKLVKKFDNRIVGSRKSSLKELKVEVYCLNSYGLEYSYKTTYFSCFTSALAVENGEEAISYEYRAGRFIKDIDFEEMAKDVSFKATAQLGASSYETKVIPVIFFRDSAALLLEAFSPMFLGDSLVKDKTMLKGKENTPVGSSVLTIIDDGTLEHGLGSLEIDAEGILSKKNVIIEKGIFKRFLHSLYTAVKCDTEPTGNSVRNSFKSLPTSGIRNLYIEKGPYSLEDLLNIYDETFFVLDLMGLHTVDPISGDFSLGASGIILKKGRKEKAVKGVVIGGNVKDLWGKLVGVGEDLRMYGHVGSPSLLIESITVGS